A stretch of the Marinobacter sp. JH2 genome encodes the following:
- a CDS encoding YecA family protein, with product MLTNSDIEALEDILFAEPWGDEALDFFGLHGAVCASVIGPVNLQVEDIFRLATGSDTLPGGKVPDVFAQCVSSLTRDMTQSLDMGHALELPEPEDGDPMNALENWCAGFVETFLENEDKWMEEAAEEEVADLMVPILTLSGLFEDEDFQRAREDEQVAGRMAEAIPDSLTDLYLLFHAPE from the coding sequence ATGCTGACCAATTCCGACATTGAAGCACTGGAAGACATTCTCTTTGCCGAGCCTTGGGGCGATGAAGCCTTGGACTTTTTTGGTTTGCACGGAGCCGTCTGCGCCAGTGTGATCGGGCCGGTCAACCTCCAGGTGGAAGACATCTTCCGCCTGGCCACAGGCTCCGACACCCTGCCCGGCGGCAAGGTGCCAGACGTTTTCGCTCAGTGCGTTAGCAGCCTTACCCGTGATATGACCCAGTCTCTGGATATGGGCCATGCGCTGGAGCTTCCTGAACCGGAAGACGGCGATCCAATGAACGCACTGGAAAACTGGTGTGCGGGCTTTGTCGAAACTTTCCTCGAAAACGAAGATAAGTGGATGGAAGAAGCCGCTGAAGAGGAAGTGGCAGATTTGATGGTGCCAATCCTGACACTGTCTGGGCTGTTTGAAGACGAAGACTTCCAGCGCGCTCGTGAAGATGAGCAGGTTGCAGGTCGAATGGCAGAAGCCATTCCAGACTCATTGACAGACCTGTACCTGTTGTTCCACGCGCCGGAGTAA
- a CDS encoding TIGR04211 family SH3 domain-containing protein, with translation MTPLRLALSFFIIFSSISVAQARTVWVDDQLYLPVRSGAGTQFRIIENAVPTGTALELIETQEGYSKVRTPKGTVGWVSSQYISKTPVARDQLARATRELEKAQQDVASLREQLSSVTEERNTLQNTENNLASQTENLQDELTKIKSIAADSINLERRSRELREENQKLRNDLEILTAENERLEAGRESDFMLLGAGLVFGGVLLALIIPMLKPTRKTDNWA, from the coding sequence GTGACACCGCTCCGCCTTGCTCTCAGCTTTTTTATTATTTTCAGTTCCATTTCCGTAGCTCAGGCGCGAACCGTGTGGGTTGACGACCAACTCTACCTGCCCGTTCGGTCTGGCGCCGGTACTCAGTTTCGAATTATCGAAAACGCCGTGCCAACCGGCACAGCTCTTGAGTTGATCGAAACTCAAGAAGGCTATTCTAAAGTTCGCACCCCTAAGGGTACCGTCGGGTGGGTTTCCTCCCAGTACATCAGTAAAACGCCGGTTGCGAGAGATCAGCTTGCACGTGCCACCCGTGAACTGGAAAAAGCCCAGCAAGACGTTGCCAGCCTCCGTGAACAACTGTCATCCGTTACCGAAGAGCGTAACACTCTACAAAATACGGAAAACAATCTGGCCAGCCAGACTGAAAATCTGCAAGATGAACTAACAAAGATCAAAAGCATCGCGGCGGACTCCATCAATTTGGAACGTCGCAGCCGAGAACTGCGGGAAGAAAACCAGAAACTGCGGAACGACCTGGAAATACTCACTGCAGAAAATGAACGATTGGAAGCCGGCCGCGAATCCGATTTCATGCTCTTGGGAGCAGGACTGGTGTTCGGCGGCGTGCTACTGGCCTTGATCATACCGATGCTCAAGCCAACCAGGAAAACCGACAATTGGGCCTAA
- a CDS encoding PHP domain-containing protein, whose amino-acid sequence MTIPQDPKPCIDLHCHSTASDGALAPTELVARAAEKGVSHLALTDHDTIAGLPEAKAAAAESGLTLINGVELSCVWKTYTIHVVGLDFDEASPAFLKALSIQKENRWQRARIIADKLSRLKVDSLLEKATALAGGDVPGRPHFAQALVDAEVVPKVAHAFKRHLGSGKPGDVKACWPELSEVLQWIHEAGGIAVLAHPRKYKLSATRLRELIHDFGKAGGRAIEVSIAGQSSGDLGFVAELARREGLLASQGSDFHFPGAGWCELGRITKMPEGLEPVWHHFREPVRG is encoded by the coding sequence GTGACTATACCCCAAGACCCAAAACCTTGCATTGATCTGCATTGCCATAGCACAGCTTCTGATGGTGCTCTTGCACCAACGGAGCTGGTTGCCCGTGCCGCAGAAAAGGGTGTTAGCCATCTCGCCCTGACGGACCACGATACGATCGCCGGGCTGCCGGAAGCTAAGGCGGCAGCCGCTGAGAGCGGACTGACGTTGATCAATGGAGTAGAGCTGTCCTGTGTATGGAAAACTTACACCATCCACGTGGTTGGGCTTGATTTTGACGAAGCCAGTCCGGCTTTCTTGAAAGCTCTGTCGATTCAGAAGGAAAATCGGTGGCAGCGCGCTCGGATTATTGCGGATAAGCTGTCCCGCCTTAAGGTGGATTCATTGCTGGAAAAAGCAACGGCACTGGCCGGAGGTGATGTGCCGGGTCGTCCGCATTTTGCGCAGGCATTGGTAGATGCCGAAGTCGTCCCGAAGGTAGCTCATGCATTTAAGCGTCATCTTGGATCGGGCAAGCCGGGTGATGTGAAGGCGTGTTGGCCGGAGCTGAGTGAGGTGCTGCAATGGATTCATGAGGCGGGGGGCATTGCGGTCTTGGCGCATCCGCGTAAGTACAAGTTGTCTGCTACCCGATTGCGAGAATTGATACACGATTTTGGTAAAGCAGGTGGGCGCGCGATTGAGGTTTCAATTGCAGGCCAATCCAGCGGCGATTTAGGGTTTGTTGCCGAACTGGCAAGGCGGGAAGGGCTGTTGGCGTCTCAAGGCAGTGATTTTCATTTCCCGGGAGCGGGTTGGTGTGAGCTTGGCCGTATAACAAAAATGCCAGAGGGGTTGGAGCCCGTCTGGCATCATTTCCGTGAACCTGTTCGCGGGTAA
- the rne gene encoding ribonuclease E: MKRMLINATHPEELRVALVDGQRLFDLDIESSTREQKKANIYKGRITRVEPSLEAAFIDFGADRHGFLPLKEISKEYFKKSPSQIEGKINIKDVLSEGQEVIVQVDKEERGNKGAALTTFISLAGRYLVLMPNNPRAGGISRRIEGEDRAQLKEAMNGVQVPKSMGIIVRTAGIGRTTEELQWDLDYLVQFWEAITQAADERKAPFLIHQESNLIIRAVRDYLRQDIGEVLIDSESVYEDVLSFVRAVMPTFENKIKLYKDEIPLFSRYQIEGQIETAFQREVKLPSGGSIVIDPTEALVSIDINSSRATKGHDIEETALQTNLEAAEEIARQLRLRDMGGLIVIDFIDMTPAKHQREVEQKMREALEIDRARVQVGKISRFGLLEMSRQRLRPSLGETRSEVCPRCEGQGTIRGIESLALSIMRLIYEESSKEKTAEVRAIVPVSVATFLLNEKRKQLADIESGQGVSIVVVPVPNMETPHFEIVRMRQDETAPEHISSHQVAHEYNEREEESVVEVTSTEKPAREQAAVKAIRPAPAPAAKPSVKAEPADADEGSFRKLCKKIASFFNGEADTTADNKQATKSAGNNRRPQARPDRQDRRKSRVARDDQRDGNRNGNERRQNNRNRPNRNDDQNRGSQGRQTQQDKPADNKGNDNRRDGRKEGQNRGQGRNRPQRDAKDLKDQRDTRDNQANSKGPASDKPNDDKRRKPRRQRNRDGSAAEAPASTPAARKAERSDKHQKDTQPEKAVEEKASSAPKAAVETGVKAKDANTQPQTKPAAEQSPKAEERKPHAVEAKTETVQPVAKEQDSAPKAKEEAKPANTDEAAKAAPESKADESKPEKRKPAPRQRKPQAEKEAKAEQTSEAPKASEPVADSKDKTDSKPAEAPKTEAKPAPETKASEAKTEAPKAEAEKAEKAEKAEKAEKAEKPAEATEKPKATAKADTKPEAKAEAEPKAEPAKAEASSAIDVPVTPGRAYNDPREVRKRKRAAEQAKKAEDN; this comes from the coding sequence ATGAAAAGAATGCTGATCAATGCAACTCACCCTGAAGAGTTGCGCGTAGCACTGGTAGACGGCCAACGACTGTTTGATCTGGACATTGAATCCAGCACCCGCGAACAGAAAAAAGCCAACATTTACAAAGGCAGAATCACTCGTGTAGAGCCCAGCCTCGAAGCGGCCTTCATCGACTTTGGTGCCGACCGTCACGGCTTCCTGCCCCTGAAAGAAATCTCCAAAGAATACTTCAAGAAGTCGCCCAGCCAGATCGAAGGCAAAATCAATATTAAAGATGTGCTTTCTGAAGGTCAGGAAGTCATCGTACAGGTCGATAAAGAAGAGCGCGGCAACAAGGGTGCAGCCCTGACTACCTTTATTTCTTTGGCTGGCCGCTATTTGGTGCTAATGCCCAACAACCCTCGTGCAGGCGGTATCTCTCGCCGTATCGAAGGTGAAGATCGCGCTCAACTCAAAGAAGCGATGAACGGCGTTCAAGTACCCAAATCTATGGGTATCATTGTCCGTACCGCCGGAATCGGCCGCACCACAGAAGAACTCCAGTGGGATCTCGATTATCTGGTTCAGTTCTGGGAAGCCATCACCCAGGCCGCCGACGAGCGAAAAGCCCCTTTTCTGATCCATCAGGAAAGCAATCTGATCATCCGTGCCGTGCGCGATTATCTTCGCCAAGACATCGGTGAAGTGTTAATTGACTCAGAAAGCGTTTATGAAGACGTACTGAGCTTTGTTCGCGCCGTTATGCCGACCTTTGAAAACAAGATCAAACTGTACAAAGATGAAATCCCTTTGTTCAGTCGTTACCAGATCGAAGGTCAGATCGAGACCGCTTTCCAGCGTGAAGTAAAACTGCCTTCCGGTGGCTCTATTGTTATCGATCCGACCGAAGCTCTGGTATCTATCGACATCAACTCGTCTCGCGCCACCAAAGGCCACGATATCGAGGAAACGGCGTTACAGACCAACCTTGAAGCCGCCGAAGAAATTGCTCGCCAGCTGCGCTTACGTGACATGGGCGGCCTGATTGTCATCGACTTCATCGACATGACACCAGCCAAACATCAGCGCGAAGTAGAACAAAAGATGCGTGAAGCGCTGGAAATTGACCGTGCCCGCGTTCAAGTTGGCAAGATTTCCCGCTTCGGTTTGCTTGAAATGTCGCGCCAGCGCCTACGCCCCTCACTCGGCGAAACCCGTAGTGAAGTGTGCCCGCGCTGCGAAGGCCAAGGTACTATTCGAGGCATCGAATCTCTGGCGCTGAGCATCATGCGCCTGATCTACGAAGAATCTTCTAAGGAAAAAACCGCAGAAGTCCGGGCCATCGTGCCGGTTTCCGTTGCAACCTTCCTGTTGAACGAGAAGCGCAAGCAGCTAGCAGACATCGAATCGGGTCAAGGCGTGTCTATCGTGGTCGTCCCGGTTCCGAACATGGAAACCCCGCACTTCGAAATCGTTCGTATGCGTCAGGACGAAACTGCGCCTGAGCACATTTCCAGCCATCAGGTGGCCCACGAATACAACGAGCGTGAAGAAGAGTCCGTTGTTGAAGTAACCAGCACCGAAAAACCCGCTCGAGAGCAAGCTGCGGTTAAAGCCATTCGCCCAGCACCGGCCCCTGCAGCCAAACCATCCGTCAAAGCTGAACCCGCTGATGCTGATGAAGGCTCTTTCCGCAAGCTGTGTAAAAAAATCGCCAGCTTCTTTAACGGCGAAGCAGACACCACAGCTGACAACAAGCAGGCCACAAAAAGTGCCGGCAATAACCGTCGCCCACAGGCTCGCCCCGACCGTCAGGATCGCCGGAAATCGCGGGTAGCTCGAGATGACCAGCGAGACGGCAATCGCAATGGCAACGAGCGCCGCCAAAACAACCGCAATCGCCCTAACCGGAATGACGACCAGAACCGTGGTTCACAAGGTCGCCAAACTCAGCAAGACAAGCCTGCTGACAACAAGGGCAACGACAACCGCAGAGACGGCCGAAAAGAAGGCCAGAACCGCGGTCAGGGTCGAAATCGCCCGCAGCGCGACGCGAAAGATCTAAAAGATCAAAGGGACACCCGCGACAATCAGGCCAACTCGAAGGGCCCTGCGAGCGACAAACCAAACGACGACAAGCGCCGTAAGCCTCGTCGTCAGCGTAATCGTGATGGCTCAGCAGCTGAAGCACCGGCATCAACACCTGCCGCCCGCAAAGCTGAGCGTAGCGACAAGCACCAAAAAGATACGCAGCCAGAAAAAGCCGTTGAAGAAAAAGCCTCTTCAGCACCGAAAGCCGCAGTAGAGACAGGCGTTAAAGCGAAAGACGCTAACACTCAACCCCAGACCAAACCGGCTGCAGAGCAAAGCCCGAAAGCGGAAGAGCGTAAGCCGCACGCCGTGGAAGCGAAAACTGAAACTGTCCAGCCCGTAGCCAAGGAGCAGGACTCCGCGCCCAAGGCAAAAGAAGAGGCTAAACCTGCAAACACGGATGAAGCAGCTAAAGCGGCACCTGAGAGCAAAGCCGACGAAAGCAAGCCGGAGAAGCGCAAGCCTGCCCCTCGTCAGCGCAAACCACAGGCCGAGAAAGAAGCCAAAGCCGAGCAAACCAGCGAAGCGCCGAAGGCAAGCGAGCCTGTAGCCGATAGCAAAGACAAAACAGACAGCAAGCCGGCAGAAGCTCCCAAAACAGAGGCAAAACCTGCCCCTGAGACAAAAGCCAGCGAAGCTAAAACGGAAGCACCTAAGGCCGAAGCTGAGAAGGCTGAGAAGGCTGAGAAGGCTGAGAAGGCTGAGAAGGCTGAGAAGCCAGCCGAAGCTACCGAAAAGCCAAAAGCAACCGCTAAGGCAGATACTAAGCCCGAAGCAAAAGCTGAAGCCGAGCCAAAGGCTGAGCCCGCTAAAGCCGAAGCTTCCAGCGCTATCGATGTGCCGGTAACGCCAGGTCGCGCTTACAACGATCCAAGAGAAGTCCGCAAGCGCAAGCGTGCGGCCGAACAAGCCAAAAAGGCCGAGGATAATTGA
- the ppsA gene encoding phosphoenolpyruvate synthase, translated as MEDYIIWFDHLGMSDVDRVGGKNASLGEMISNLANAGVTVPGGFATTAHAYREFLATDGLKDRIDQALDALDVNDVNELARVGSQIRQWVIDTDFPQPLENALKEAYENLRAGNDAMAVAVRSSATAEDLPDASFAGQQETFLNVVGLEQVRTSVKEVFASLFNDRAISYRVHHGFDHKLVALSAGIQKMVRSETASSGVMFTLDTESGFRDVVFITSSYGLGETVVQGAVNPDEFYVHKPTLAASRPAVLRRNLGSKAIKMVYHTEPGEGKFVETVKVDMEERTCFSITDAEVEELAKQAMIIEKHYQRPMDIEWAKDGDDGKIYIVQARPETVKSRASANVMERYLLKETGKVLIEGRSIGHKIGSGPVKIITSINEMDRVQPGDVLVTDMTDPDWEPVMKRASAIVTDRGGRTCHAAIIARELGIPAVVGCGDATEELKDGQNVTVSCAEGDTGFIYDGALDFELRENTVDSMPNIPFKIMMNVGNPDRAFDFQSLPSEGVGLARLEFIINRMIGVHPKALLNYDGLPGDIKQTVDKRISGYSSPVDFYVDKLVEGISTLAAAFAPKKVIVRLSDFKSNEYANLIGGTLYEPDEENPMLGFRGASRYISETFRDCFELECRALKKVRDQMGLTNVEVMVPFVRTVGEAEQVVQLLAENGLKRGENGLRLIMMCELPANAILAEQFLEHFDGFSIGSNDLTQLTLGLDRDSGIIAHLFDERNDAVKALLSNAIQACRKAGKYIGICGQGPSDHPDLAKWLMDEGIDTVSLNPDSVLDTWFFLADEKID; from the coding sequence TTGGAAGATTACATTATCTGGTTTGACCACCTAGGAATGTCCGATGTTGACCGTGTTGGGGGTAAAAATGCGTCCCTCGGTGAAATGATCAGTAATCTGGCCAATGCAGGTGTTACCGTCCCAGGCGGTTTTGCCACTACAGCACATGCATACCGAGAGTTTCTGGCGACAGACGGGCTGAAAGATCGTATCGATCAGGCTCTGGATGCGCTGGATGTGAACGACGTAAATGAGTTGGCCCGGGTTGGCTCACAGATTCGTCAATGGGTTATTGATACCGACTTCCCTCAGCCATTGGAAAATGCGCTCAAAGAAGCCTACGAAAATCTTCGTGCCGGAAACGACGCTATGGCAGTAGCCGTGCGTTCCTCTGCAACTGCCGAAGATCTTCCGGATGCCTCGTTTGCCGGCCAGCAGGAAACCTTCCTGAATGTGGTCGGCCTTGAGCAGGTGCGTACTTCAGTTAAAGAAGTATTTGCCTCTTTGTTTAACGATCGCGCCATTTCTTACCGAGTGCATCACGGCTTTGATCATAAGCTGGTTGCTCTGTCTGCCGGTATTCAGAAAATGGTACGCAGTGAAACTGCATCCAGTGGCGTTATGTTTACGTTGGATACGGAGTCCGGTTTCCGTGACGTTGTTTTCATCACGTCATCCTATGGCTTGGGTGAAACTGTAGTTCAGGGCGCTGTGAATCCTGATGAGTTTTATGTCCATAAGCCCACTTTGGCCGCTAGCCGCCCTGCAGTCCTGCGCCGTAATCTGGGTAGCAAAGCCATCAAGATGGTTTATCACACAGAACCGGGCGAAGGTAAGTTTGTTGAAACCGTGAAGGTGGATATGGAAGAGCGCACGTGTTTCTCCATCACCGATGCGGAAGTAGAAGAGTTGGCCAAGCAGGCCATGATTATCGAAAAACACTACCAGCGTCCGATGGATATTGAATGGGCGAAAGACGGTGACGACGGCAAGATTTACATTGTTCAGGCCCGTCCGGAAACCGTTAAGAGCCGCGCATCCGCCAACGTAATGGAGCGTTATCTGCTGAAAGAAACCGGTAAGGTTCTGATCGAGGGCCGTAGTATTGGCCACAAGATCGGCAGTGGTCCGGTGAAAATTATAACCAGCATTAATGAAATGGATCGGGTTCAACCCGGTGACGTTCTAGTGACAGATATGACAGACCCAGATTGGGAACCTGTCATGAAGCGTGCTTCGGCCATCGTGACTGACCGTGGTGGCCGTACCTGCCACGCGGCGATCATTGCCCGCGAACTGGGTATTCCGGCGGTTGTGGGTTGCGGTGACGCCACCGAAGAGCTGAAAGACGGTCAGAACGTGACGGTTTCTTGTGCAGAAGGCGACACTGGCTTTATCTACGACGGCGCTCTGGATTTTGAACTGCGTGAAAACACTGTGGATTCCATGCCCAACATTCCGTTCAAAATCATGATGAACGTGGGCAACCCGGACCGCGCGTTTGATTTCCAGTCTCTGCCCAGCGAAGGCGTTGGATTGGCGCGTCTGGAATTTATCATCAACCGCATGATCGGTGTGCATCCGAAGGCGTTGTTGAACTACGATGGTTTGCCGGGTGACATCAAGCAAACCGTAGACAAGCGTATTTCCGGTTACAGCTCGCCGGTGGATTTCTATGTTGATAAGCTGGTTGAAGGTATTTCTACGCTGGCGGCCGCGTTTGCGCCGAAGAAAGTGATTGTTCGCTTGTCGGACTTCAAATCGAATGAATACGCCAACCTGATTGGCGGTACCTTGTACGAGCCAGACGAAGAGAACCCAATGCTGGGCTTCCGCGGTGCGTCTCGCTACATCTCTGAAACCTTCCGTGATTGTTTCGAGCTTGAGTGCCGTGCGCTCAAGAAAGTGCGTGACCAAATGGGGCTGACCAACGTTGAAGTGATGGTTCCGTTTGTGCGGACCGTTGGTGAGGCAGAGCAAGTCGTACAGTTGTTGGCTGAAAACGGCCTGAAGCGCGGCGAGAACGGCCTTCGGCTGATCATGATGTGCGAGTTGCCCGCAAATGCAATCCTCGCTGAGCAGTTCCTGGAGCACTTTGACGGCTTCTCTATTGGCTCGAACGATTTGACGCAGCTGACTCTGGGGCTCGATCGCGATTCCGGCATCATCGCGCACCTGTTTGATGAACGTAACGATGCGGTTAAAGCGCTGCTGTCCAACGCCATTCAGGCTTGCCGTAAGGCGGGTAAGTACATTGGAATCTGTGGCCAAGGGCCGTCCGATCATCCAGATCTTGCCAAGTGGCTAATGGACGAAGGCATCGATACGGTTTCTTTGAACCCGGATTCCGTTCTGGATACCTGGTTCTTCCTAGCTGACGAAAAAATTGACTGA
- the rraA gene encoding ribonuclease E activity regulator RraA, which yields MSNIITPDLCDEFPEVQVVEPGFNNYGGIRQFGGEIVTVKCFEDNSVVKEQVGLPGNGRVMVVDGGASKRNALLGDMLAEKAAENGWAGLIIYGCIRDVDEIGQTKLGVQALGTVPRKTEKRNIGDLNIPVTFHGVTFHPGQYVYADNNGIIVSEKPLV from the coding sequence GTGAGCAACATTATTACTCCGGATCTGTGTGATGAGTTTCCGGAAGTGCAGGTGGTTGAGCCTGGCTTCAATAACTACGGCGGCATTCGTCAGTTCGGCGGTGAAATCGTCACGGTGAAATGCTTTGAAGACAACTCTGTCGTGAAAGAGCAGGTGGGTTTGCCGGGCAATGGCCGTGTAATGGTGGTTGATGGCGGCGCATCAAAGCGCAACGCACTGCTGGGTGATATGCTGGCCGAAAAAGCCGCCGAGAATGGCTGGGCCGGTTTGATTATCTATGGCTGCATTCGTGATGTGGATGAGATTGGCCAAACCAAGCTGGGTGTTCAGGCGCTCGGCACGGTGCCCCGCAAAACAGAAAAGCGCAATATTGGTGACCTGAACATCCCGGTAACCTTCCATGGCGTGACCTTCCATCCGGGTCAGTACGTCTATGCCGATAACAACGGCATTATCGTATCGGAGAAGCCTCTGGTGTAG
- a CDS encoding PilZ domain-containing protein: MKDYSEKRDFYRMQVNSTIQITDNNGETFTGICQDLSAAGMQLQVDRPFPVGAELKTVMEAAGGQFPPLETVGEVLRCAPDDTGYVLGINILEVR; encoded by the coding sequence ATGAAAGACTATTCGGAAAAGCGCGACTTCTACCGAATGCAGGTTAACAGCACAATCCAGATCACCGATAACAACGGTGAAACCTTCACTGGAATCTGCCAAGACCTCAGCGCTGCAGGCATGCAGCTTCAGGTAGACCGCCCTTTTCCGGTTGGCGCAGAGCTGAAAACGGTGATGGAAGCTGCAGGAGGTCAGTTTCCGCCTCTGGAAACCGTCGGTGAGGTTTTGCGTTGCGCTCCTGATGACACCGGGTATGTTTTGGGCATCAACATCCTCGAAGTTCGATAA
- a CDS encoding YciI family protein: protein MYYAIMSEDVPNSLALRKQARSAHLARLETLKADGRLFAAGPHPAIDTEDPGDSGFTGSLVIAEFDSLEAAQAWADADPYIDAGVYQSVAVKPYKVVLP, encoded by the coding sequence ATGTACTACGCGATCATGAGCGAAGACGTACCCAACAGCTTGGCACTTCGTAAACAGGCACGCTCGGCTCACCTCGCCCGGCTGGAAACGTTAAAAGCAGACGGACGTTTATTCGCGGCCGGACCTCACCCCGCCATTGATACAGAAGACCCTGGCGACTCCGGATTTACCGGCAGCTTGGTGATTGCAGAATTCGACTCTCTCGAAGCCGCACAAGCCTGGGCCGATGCAGACCCCTACATTGACGCTGGCGTTTACCAATCGGTTGCCGTAAAACCGTACAAAGTGGTGCTACCTTAA